A portion of the Pseudarthrobacter defluvii genome contains these proteins:
- the tal gene encoding transaldolase, with protein MTTPTQQLSDAGVSIWLDDLSRGRLETGTLRKLIEEKNVVGVTTNPSIFHAAITSGTDYDQIIAGKAAEGASVEDTIFEITTTDVADACDLFAPVAAATKGVDGRVSIEVDPRLAWDTAGTIAEAKHLSQRVNRNNVHIKIPATIEGLEAITATLAEGISVNVTLIFSLERYRAVINAFQSGLEQAKENGHDLSKIHSVASFFVSRVDTEIDKRLDKIGTDEAKALKGKAGLANARLAYQVYEELFATERWALLADAGALPQRPLWASTGVKDPAYPDTLYVTELVAPGVVNTMPEKTLDATYDHGVVTGDTVKGTYEGANATLDALEKLGVSYNEVVALLETEGLDKFVASWKELLADVEGALASARKAS; from the coding sequence ATGACTACTCCCACCCAGCAGCTCTCCGACGCCGGAGTTTCCATCTGGCTCGACGACCTTTCCCGCGGACGCCTGGAAACGGGCACCCTCCGCAAGCTCATCGAGGAGAAGAACGTGGTTGGTGTTACCACCAACCCGTCGATCTTCCACGCCGCCATCACGTCCGGCACTGACTACGACCAGATCATTGCCGGCAAGGCAGCAGAAGGTGCCAGCGTGGAGGACACGATCTTCGAGATCACCACCACCGACGTCGCTGACGCGTGCGACCTGTTCGCCCCCGTTGCCGCCGCCACCAAGGGCGTGGACGGGCGCGTTTCCATCGAAGTGGACCCGCGCCTCGCCTGGGACACCGCAGGAACCATCGCAGAGGCCAAGCACCTCTCCCAGCGCGTCAATAGGAACAACGTCCACATCAAGATCCCCGCAACCATCGAGGGCCTCGAAGCCATCACGGCAACCCTGGCCGAAGGCATCAGCGTCAACGTGACCCTGATCTTCTCCCTGGAGCGCTACCGTGCGGTCATCAACGCCTTCCAGTCCGGACTGGAACAGGCCAAGGAAAACGGCCATGACCTGTCCAAGATCCACTCCGTCGCCTCGTTCTTCGTCTCCCGCGTGGACACCGAAATCGACAAGCGCCTCGACAAGATCGGCACCGACGAAGCCAAGGCCCTGAAGGGCAAGGCCGGCCTGGCAAACGCCCGCCTGGCCTACCAGGTCTATGAGGAGCTCTTCGCCACCGAACGCTGGGCCCTGCTGGCCGACGCCGGCGCACTCCCCCAGCGCCCGCTGTGGGCCTCCACCGGCGTCAAGGACCCGGCCTACCCGGACACCCTGTACGTCACCGAACTGGTCGCGCCCGGCGTCGTGAACACCATGCCGGAGAAGACCCTGGACGCCACGTACGACCACGGTGTGGTCACCGGCGACACCGTCAAGGGCACCTACGAAGGCGCCAACGCCACGCTCGATGCCCTGGAGAAGCTCGGCGTCTCCTACAACGAGGTCGTCGCACTCCTCGAAACCGA